One Peterkaempfera bronchialis DNA window includes the following coding sequences:
- the hypE gene encoding hydrogenase expression/formation protein HypE: MRDDAPDFSGWTCPAPLRDHPRIVMGHGGGGALSAELVRHVFAPAFGGPVLAALADSATVTLGGARLAFSTDSYVVRPLFFPGGSIGDLAVNGTVNDLAMSGARAAYLSCGFILEEGVETSVVARVAEALGAAARAAGVEVATGDTKVVEAGHGDGIYLNTAGIGLVPAGVDIRPQRAVPGDVVIVSGPIGLHGVAVLSVREGLEFGVAVESDCAALGGLVEAMLAVTPELHVLRDPTRGGLAAAVGEIAAAAGVGVVLQERSVPVPPEVANACAILGLDPMYVANEGKLVAFVPRAEADAVLAAMRAHPLGAGAAVIGECVDAHPGMVVARTGLGGTRVVDLPLGEQLPRIC, encoded by the coding sequence CTGCGCGACGACGCCCCGGACTTCTCCGGCTGGACCTGCCCCGCGCCGCTGCGCGACCACCCCCGGATCGTGATGGGCCACGGCGGCGGCGGGGCGCTCTCCGCCGAGCTGGTGCGGCATGTCTTCGCCCCGGCCTTCGGCGGCCCGGTACTCGCCGCGCTCGCCGACTCCGCGACGGTCACCCTGGGCGGGGCGCGGCTGGCGTTCTCCACCGACTCCTATGTGGTCCGGCCGCTCTTCTTCCCCGGCGGCTCCATCGGCGACCTGGCCGTCAACGGCACCGTCAACGACCTGGCGATGAGCGGCGCCCGCGCCGCCTACCTCTCCTGCGGGTTCATCCTGGAGGAGGGTGTGGAGACCTCCGTGGTGGCGCGGGTCGCCGAGGCGCTGGGCGCCGCCGCCCGCGCGGCGGGCGTGGAGGTGGCCACCGGTGACACCAAGGTCGTGGAGGCCGGCCACGGCGACGGCATCTACCTCAACACCGCCGGGATCGGGCTGGTCCCGGCGGGCGTCGACATCCGCCCGCAGCGCGCGGTACCCGGCGATGTGGTGATCGTCAGCGGCCCGATCGGCCTGCACGGCGTGGCGGTGCTCAGCGTCCGCGAGGGGCTGGAGTTCGGCGTGGCGGTCGAGAGCGACTGCGCCGCCCTCGGCGGGCTGGTCGAGGCCATGCTGGCGGTCACCCCGGAGCTGCATGTGCTGCGCGACCCCACCCGCGGCGGCCTGGCGGCGGCGGTGGGCGAGATCGCGGCGGCGGCCGGGGTGGGCGTCGTCCTCCAGGAGCGCAGCGTGCCGGTCCCCCCGGAGGTGGCCAATGCCTGCGCCATCCTGGGCCTGGACCCGATGTACGTCGCCAACGAGGGCAAGCTGGTCGCCTTCGTCCCGCGCGCCGAGGCCGACGCGGTGCTCGCCGCCATGCGCGCCCATCCGCTGGGCGCCGGGGCGGCGGTGATCGGCGAGTGCGTGGACGCCCATCCGGGCATGGTCGTCGCCCGTACCGGCCTGGGCGGCACCCGGGTGGTGGACCTCCCGCTCGGCGAGCAGCTGCCCCGCATCTGCTGA
- the hypF gene encoding carbamoyltransferase HypF translates to MTGGQRTATAAPAGAVRRRVTVRGVVQGVGFRPYVHALAGELGLTGQVANTGDGVVAEVEGVPEAVAAFCRRIGAEAPPLAVVESVAHEAVDPAGGTGFAIAASRGGTAVRTLVSPDTATCADCLAELADPADRRYRHPFISCTHCGPRFTIVTGLPYDRANTTMARFPMCPRCAAEYGDPGDRRFHAQPVACHDCGPRLRLLTPGREVPGDPLAGARRLLAQGAVVAVKGLGGYHLACDAARAESVGLLRRRKARGEKPFALMARDLADVERLVHLSPAERELLTGSRRPIVLLRRRTGAALPGDAPAVADGVAPGSADLGVMLPYTPLHQLLLGLDGDPAGPRLLVMTSGNLGGEPIVTGDEEALERLAGLADAWLTHDRPIQVPCDDSVVRVVEGRVVPVRRSRGYAPLPVPLPVPVRPALAVGGDLKNVFCLGAGRHAWLSAHIGDMDDLATLTAFDAAERQLESISGVAPALLAADRHPGYRSAQWARRRAGTRPLRLVQHHHAHVAACMAENGLDGSRPVIGVAFDGTGYGDDGAVWGGEFLVADYDRCLRFAHLAYVPLPGGDAAVRRPYRTALAHLYAAGLPWDGDLPCTAACPPGERPLLARQLERGLHCVPTSSAGRLFDAVSALAGVCQLAGYEAQAALELEAAAVGWGSEPGGAYRFALRAPSPAGALAADPAPVLGAVVADLRRGVPRGLIAARFHHALAGLVRQVCAVARARHGLDTVALSGGVFANAVLSAACVQGLRRDGFTVLCHRLVPPGDGGLALGQLVVAARTTTP, encoded by the coding sequence GTGACCGGCGGACAGCGGACGGCGACCGCCGCCCCGGCCGGGGCGGTGCGCCGCCGGGTCACCGTGCGCGGGGTGGTGCAGGGCGTCGGCTTCCGGCCGTATGTGCATGCGCTCGCCGGGGAGCTGGGGCTGACCGGGCAGGTCGCCAACACCGGCGACGGGGTGGTCGCCGAGGTCGAGGGGGTGCCGGAGGCGGTCGCCGCGTTCTGCCGGCGGATCGGCGCCGAGGCGCCGCCGCTGGCCGTGGTGGAGTCGGTGGCCCATGAGGCCGTGGACCCGGCCGGCGGGACCGGGTTCGCCATCGCCGCCTCCCGGGGCGGCACGGCCGTCCGCACCCTGGTCTCCCCCGACACCGCGACCTGCGCCGACTGCCTGGCCGAGCTGGCCGACCCGGCCGACCGGCGGTACCGGCACCCCTTCATCAGCTGCACCCACTGCGGACCGCGCTTCACCATCGTCACCGGCCTGCCGTACGACCGGGCCAACACCACCATGGCCCGCTTCCCGATGTGCCCGCGCTGCGCGGCCGAGTACGGCGACCCGGGCGACCGCCGCTTCCATGCGCAGCCGGTCGCCTGCCATGACTGCGGGCCCCGGCTGCGGCTGCTGACGCCCGGCCGGGAGGTCCCCGGCGACCCGCTGGCGGGGGCCCGGCGGCTGCTGGCGCAGGGCGCGGTCGTCGCCGTGAAGGGCCTCGGCGGCTACCACCTGGCCTGCGACGCGGCCCGCGCGGAGAGCGTCGGGCTGCTGCGCCGCCGCAAGGCGCGCGGGGAGAAGCCGTTCGCCCTGATGGCCCGGGACCTCGCCGACGTGGAGCGGCTGGTCCACCTCTCCCCCGCCGAACGCGAGCTGCTCACCGGCAGCCGCCGCCCCATCGTGCTGCTGCGCCGCCGCACCGGCGCCGCCCTGCCCGGCGACGCCCCCGCCGTGGCCGACGGCGTCGCGCCGGGCAGCGCCGACCTGGGCGTGATGCTCCCGTACACCCCGCTGCACCAACTGCTGCTGGGCCTGGACGGCGACCCGGCCGGGCCCCGGCTGCTGGTGATGACCAGCGGCAACCTCGGCGGCGAGCCGATCGTCACCGGCGACGAGGAGGCCCTGGAGCGGCTGGCCGGGCTGGCCGACGCCTGGCTCACCCATGACCGGCCCATCCAGGTGCCCTGCGACGACTCGGTGGTGCGGGTGGTGGAGGGCAGGGTGGTGCCGGTACGCCGGTCGCGCGGCTATGCGCCGCTGCCGGTACCGCTGCCGGTGCCGGTGCGGCCCGCGCTCGCGGTGGGCGGCGACCTCAAGAACGTCTTCTGCCTCGGCGCGGGCCGCCATGCCTGGCTGTCGGCGCACATCGGCGACATGGACGACCTGGCGACCCTCACCGCCTTCGACGCGGCCGAGCGGCAGTTGGAGTCCATCAGCGGGGTGGCGCCCGCGCTGCTGGCCGCCGACCGCCATCCCGGGTACCGCTCCGCGCAGTGGGCCCGCCGCCGGGCGGGCACCCGGCCGCTGCGGCTGGTGCAGCACCACCACGCCCATGTCGCGGCCTGCATGGCGGAGAACGGCCTGGACGGCAGCCGCCCGGTGATCGGCGTCGCCTTCGACGGCACCGGCTACGGCGACGACGGCGCGGTGTGGGGCGGCGAGTTCCTGGTGGCCGACTACGACCGCTGCCTGCGGTTCGCGCATCTGGCGTATGTGCCGCTGCCCGGCGGTGACGCCGCCGTCCGCCGCCCGTACCGGACCGCGCTGGCGCACCTGTACGCGGCGGGCCTGCCCTGGGACGGCGACCTGCCCTGCACCGCCGCCTGCCCGCCCGGTGAACGGCCGCTGCTGGCACGCCAGTTGGAGCGCGGGCTGCACTGCGTGCCCACCTCCAGCGCAGGGCGGCTCTTCGACGCGGTCTCCGCGCTGGCCGGGGTGTGCCAACTGGCCGGGTACGAGGCGCAGGCCGCGCTGGAGCTGGAGGCCGCCGCCGTCGGCTGGGGCAGCGAGCCGGGCGGGGCCTACCGCTTCGCGCTGCGGGCCCCCTCCCCGGCCGGCGCGCTGGCCGCCGACCCGGCGCCGGTGCTGGGCGCGGTCGTCGCCGACCTGCGGCGCGGGGTGCCGCGCGGGCTGATCGCGGCCCGCTTCCACCATGCGCTGGCCGGGCTGGTGCGGCAGGTCTGCGCCGTCGCCCGCGCCCGGCACGGGCTGGACACCGTGGCGCTGAGCGGCGGTGTCTTCGCCAATGCGGTGCTCTCCGCCGCCTGCGTCCAAGGGCTGCGCCGGGACGGCTTCACCGTGCTGTGCCACCGCCTGGTCCCGCCGGGCGACGGCGGGCTGGCGCTCGGCCAGCTGGTCGTCGCCGCCCGCACCACCACCCCCTGA
- a CDS encoding ScbR family autoregulator-binding transcription factor has translation MTEHHIDARADEAPWGAKIAQEGPPIHQERARHTRQLILRVAADEFAANGFRSTSLQSVAKRAQITKGAIYHHFSNKENLAASVVEEHYALWPALVSDVGAAGLPPFETVVHLLDRVVLTFRDDPIVQASARLQIERTTIGIPLPTPFVGWTQLLTDLLRGAEEAGQLRAGCTPEVAARVIVAAFFGIQHISDALHNRTDIVERWQEVKDTLLPAIRAL, from the coding sequence ATGACGGAGCACCACATAGACGCCCGCGCCGACGAGGCACCCTGGGGGGCGAAGATCGCCCAGGAGGGGCCACCGATCCATCAGGAGCGGGCTCGGCACACCCGGCAGCTGATCCTTCGGGTGGCGGCCGACGAGTTCGCGGCCAACGGCTTCCGCAGCACCTCACTGCAGTCCGTCGCGAAGCGGGCGCAGATCACCAAGGGTGCGATCTACCACCACTTCAGCAACAAGGAGAACCTCGCCGCCTCGGTGGTCGAGGAGCACTATGCACTCTGGCCCGCGCTCGTCTCCGACGTCGGAGCGGCCGGACTGCCCCCGTTCGAGACGGTCGTCCACCTGCTGGACAGAGTCGTCCTGACCTTCCGTGACGACCCGATCGTCCAGGCCAGCGCCCGGCTCCAGATCGAGCGCACCACCATCGGGATCCCGCTGCCCACCCCGTTTGTGGGCTGGACGCAGCTGCTGACCGACCTGCTGCGGGGAGCCGAGGAGGCGGGTCAGCTGCGCGCGGGCTGCACTCCGGAGGTGGCCGCCCGGGTGATCGTGGCCGCCTTCTTCGGCATCCAGCACATCTCGGACGCGCTGCACAACCGCACGGACATCGTCGAGCGCTGGCAGGAGGTCAAGGACACGCTCCTGCCCGCGATCCGGGCGTTGTAG
- a CDS encoding NmrA family NAD(P)-binding protein, whose amino-acid sequence MAGEDPILVTGATGEVGGIGRLVLDTLRRRRLPVRALVHREDERAEALRGTGAEVVVGDLTRGADVLRALDGCRRMYFGMGVSSHYLEATVTTAAAARAYGRLEVLVNMSQLTVSQMDLTSTAESTQQRQHWLAEQALDWSGLPVTHVRPTVFMENPLFRVFAYASIAKDGTIRLPFGTGRTSPIAARDVAAVVAEILADPAPHLGRTYELTGPLSRDLTAMAAEFSAALGRPVSYVSPPYEQWVDRELRALSLPDHVFDHLATMARLHAQNRYDRVTRDVEAVTGHPASSVRQFVADNPGLFPPPP is encoded by the coding sequence ATGGCCGGCGAAGATCCGATCCTTGTCACCGGCGCCACCGGAGAGGTGGGAGGCATCGGCAGGCTGGTACTCGACACCCTCCGACGGAGGCGGCTGCCGGTGCGGGCGCTGGTCCACCGGGAGGACGAGCGGGCGGAGGCGCTGCGCGGCACGGGAGCCGAGGTCGTGGTCGGGGACCTCACGCGCGGCGCGGACGTCCTCCGCGCGCTGGACGGCTGCCGCCGGATGTACTTCGGCATGGGCGTGTCGTCGCACTATCTGGAGGCGACCGTCACCACGGCGGCTGCCGCCCGCGCGTATGGGCGTCTGGAGGTGCTGGTCAACATGTCGCAGCTGACGGTCTCCCAGATGGATCTCACCAGCACCGCCGAGTCGACACAGCAGCGGCAGCACTGGCTCGCCGAGCAGGCCCTGGACTGGTCGGGCCTGCCCGTCACCCACGTCCGGCCGACCGTGTTCATGGAGAACCCGCTCTTCCGGGTCTTCGCCTATGCGTCGATCGCGAAGGACGGGACGATCCGGCTGCCGTTCGGCACCGGCCGCACCTCGCCGATCGCGGCCCGGGACGTCGCGGCGGTCGTCGCCGAGATCCTGGCGGACCCCGCTCCGCACCTCGGCCGCACCTATGAACTGACCGGGCCGCTCTCGCGCGACCTGACGGCCATGGCTGCGGAGTTCTCGGCGGCGCTGGGCCGACCCGTCAGCTATGTCAGCCCACCGTATGAGCAGTGGGTCGACCGGGAGCTGCGCGCGCTGTCCCTCCCCGACCATGTCTTCGACCACCTGGCGACCATGGCGCGGCTGCATGCGCAGAACCGGTACGACCGCGTGACCCGGGACGTCGAGGCCGTCACCGGGCACCCCGCGTCCAGCGTGCGGCAGTTCGTGGCGGACAACCCCGGACTGTTCCCGCCGCCGCCGTGA
- the hypB gene encoding hydrogenase nickel incorporation protein HypB, with protein sequence MCRVVDLQQAVLARNDSSAQALRAELTARGTTVVNLLSSPGSGKTALLEAELTLARERGIPVAALTADLATENDATRLARSGVPVKQVLTDGLCHLEAAMLRDHLAGWLPEGTRLLFVENVGNLVCPASYDLGESLRVALASVTEGEDKPLKYPTAFGLAQLVVVTKTDLAEAVGFDEAAFLAGVRRVNPGVEVVFTSVRSGEGVGVLLDRALAAEDGGAVHRPVMARQAVGHTHRHDGVTHTHP encoded by the coding sequence ATGTGCCGTGTCGTCGACCTCCAGCAGGCGGTGCTCGCCAGGAACGACTCCAGCGCGCAGGCGCTCCGCGCCGAGCTGACCGCCCGTGGGACCACCGTGGTCAACCTGCTCTCCAGCCCCGGCAGCGGCAAGACCGCCCTGCTGGAGGCCGAACTGACCCTCGCCCGGGAACGTGGCATCCCGGTGGCCGCCCTCACCGCCGACCTGGCCACCGAGAATGACGCGACCCGGCTGGCCCGCTCCGGCGTACCGGTGAAGCAGGTGCTCACCGACGGGCTGTGCCACCTGGAGGCGGCGATGCTCCGGGACCACCTGGCGGGCTGGCTGCCCGAGGGGACCCGGCTGCTCTTCGTGGAGAACGTCGGCAACCTGGTCTGCCCGGCCTCCTATGACCTCGGGGAGTCGCTGCGGGTGGCGCTGGCGTCGGTCACCGAGGGCGAGGACAAGCCGCTGAAGTACCCGACCGCGTTCGGGCTGGCGCAGCTGGTGGTGGTCACCAAGACCGACCTGGCCGAGGCGGTCGGCTTCGACGAGGCCGCGTTCCTGGCGGGCGTCCGCCGGGTGAACCCGGGGGTGGAGGTGGTCTTCACCTCGGTCCGGAGCGGCGAGGGCGTCGGGGTGCTGCTGGACCGGGCACTGGCCGCCGAGGACGGCGGCGCCGTGCACCGGCCGGTGATGGCCCGGCAGGCCGTCGGCCACACCCACCGCCACGACGGCGTCACCCACACCCACCCGTGA
- a CDS encoding ABC transporter substrate-binding protein, with product MRHRSLFVLGAAVTAGSLLMSGCGVFDAERKTVSLRDRLPKAIRDAGVIQVGSDLNYAPVDFRDANGVTIGMDPDIAEALGRVLGVKFEFHDTNGFNHVLPSLLQGKYDIAMSAITDTRERRDGQDADGRKVNEGVNFVDYFLAGIAIVVEKGNPKKIFGLNDLCGRTLAVKKSTTQYELAVRQQQACRNLGKPLKVTGQNSDVQALAEVRAGRADAQMSDFPVAAHSARTTDGGKAFELAPDQLQPAPFGIALRKEDTELRDALVRAIDTIIISGEYEKILAKWNLTNGAVQNALATGS from the coding sequence GTGCGTCATCGATCCCTTTTTGTGCTGGGCGCCGCGGTAACGGCCGGATCGCTGCTGATGAGCGGCTGCGGGGTGTTCGATGCCGAGCGTAAAACGGTGTCCCTGCGCGATCGGCTGCCGAAGGCGATCCGGGATGCGGGGGTCATACAGGTGGGCTCGGATCTCAATTACGCGCCGGTCGACTTCCGGGATGCCAACGGTGTGACGATCGGGATGGACCCGGATATCGCGGAGGCGCTGGGGAGGGTGCTCGGCGTGAAGTTCGAGTTCCATGACACCAACGGCTTCAACCATGTGCTGCCCAGCCTGCTACAGGGCAAGTACGACATCGCCATGTCGGCGATCACGGACACCCGGGAGCGCAGGGACGGTCAGGACGCCGACGGGCGGAAGGTCAACGAGGGCGTCAACTTCGTGGACTACTTCCTGGCCGGTATCGCGATCGTCGTGGAGAAGGGGAACCCGAAGAAGATCTTCGGGCTGAACGACCTCTGCGGCAGGACCCTGGCGGTGAAGAAGTCCACCACCCAGTATGAACTGGCGGTGCGTCAGCAACAGGCGTGCAGGAACCTGGGCAAGCCGCTCAAGGTCACCGGGCAGAACAGCGATGTGCAGGCGCTGGCGGAGGTGCGCGCCGGAAGGGCCGATGCGCAGATGAGCGACTTCCCGGTGGCCGCGCACAGTGCGCGGACCACGGACGGCGGAAAGGCATTCGAGCTGGCTCCGGATCAGTTGCAGCCGGCGCCTTTCGGAATCGCGCTGCGCAAGGAGGACACCGAACTCCGCGACGCGCTGGTCCGCGCAATCGACACGATCATCATCAGCGGTGAGTACGAGAAGATCCTGGCGAAGTGGAACCTCACCAACGGCGCGGTGCAGAACGCGCTGGCGACAGGCAGCTGA
- a CDS encoding DUF6893 family small protein: MWKILIGGTAAALVVSVVAVNLPDIKRYLKIRSM, translated from the coding sequence ATGTGGAAGATCCTGATCGGCGGAACCGCCGCAGCCCTGGTGGTCAGCGTGGTGGCGGTCAACCTGCCCGACATCAAGCGCTATCTGAAGATCCGCTCGATGTGA
- the hypD gene encoding hydrogenase formation protein HypD has translation MKYIDEFQDPALARRLLDDIHATVTRPWALMEVCGGQTHSIIRHGIDQLLPEQVELIHGPGCPVCVTPLEVIDKALEIASRPNVIFCSFGDMLRVPGSGRDLFRVRSEGGDVRVVYSPLDALRIAQQNPDREVVFFGIGFETTAPPNAMTVYQARRLGIRNFSLLVSHVRVPPAIEAIMQSPDCRVQAFLAAGHVCSVMGVAEYPALAERYRVPIVVTGFEPLDVLEGVRRAVRQLERGEHTVDNAYARAVREEGNPAAQAMLADVFEVTDRAWRGIGTIPGSGWRLSERYRAYDAELRFSVEAIATREPAECRSGEVLQGLIKPHQCEAFGTTCTPRNPLGATMVSSEGACAAYYLYRRLGGTTTAATTAPPTAPVTTAVEASPVG, from the coding sequence GTGAAGTACATCGACGAGTTCCAGGACCCCGCGCTGGCGCGGCGGCTCCTCGACGACATCCACGCCACCGTCACCCGGCCCTGGGCCCTGATGGAGGTCTGCGGCGGGCAGACCCACTCCATCATCCGGCACGGCATCGACCAGCTGCTGCCCGAGCAGGTGGAGCTGATCCACGGCCCCGGCTGCCCGGTCTGCGTGACCCCGCTGGAGGTCATCGACAAGGCGCTGGAGATCGCCTCCCGACCGAATGTGATCTTCTGCTCCTTCGGCGACATGCTGCGGGTCCCCGGCAGCGGCCGGGACCTCTTCCGGGTGCGCAGCGAGGGCGGCGACGTCCGCGTCGTCTACTCCCCGCTGGACGCGCTGCGGATCGCCCAGCAGAACCCGGACCGCGAGGTGGTCTTCTTCGGCATCGGCTTCGAGACCACCGCGCCGCCCAACGCCATGACGGTGTATCAGGCACGCAGGCTCGGCATCCGCAACTTCAGCCTGCTGGTGTCGCATGTGCGGGTCCCCCCGGCCATCGAGGCGATCATGCAGTCCCCCGACTGCCGGGTGCAGGCGTTCCTCGCCGCCGGGCATGTGTGCAGCGTGATGGGCGTCGCGGAGTACCCGGCGCTGGCCGAGCGGTACCGGGTGCCGATCGTGGTCACCGGCTTCGAGCCGCTGGACGTGCTGGAGGGCGTACGCCGCGCCGTACGGCAGCTGGAGCGCGGCGAGCACACCGTCGACAACGCCTACGCCCGCGCCGTGCGGGAGGAGGGCAACCCGGCCGCCCAGGCCATGCTGGCCGATGTCTTCGAGGTCACCGACCGGGCCTGGCGCGGCATCGGCACCATCCCCGGCAGCGGCTGGCGGCTCTCCGAGCGCTACCGCGCGTACGACGCCGAGCTGCGCTTCTCGGTGGAGGCCATCGCCACCCGGGAGCCCGCCGAGTGCCGCAGCGGCGAGGTGCTCCAGGGGCTGATCAAGCCGCACCAGTGCGAGGCGTTCGGGACCACCTGCACCCCGCGCAACCCGCTGGGCGCCACCATGGTCTCCAGCGAGGGGGCCTGCGCCGCGTACTACCTCTACCGCCGGCTCGGCGGCACCACCACTGCCGCCACCACCGCTCCCCCAACCGCTCCCGTGACGACTGCCGTGGAGGCGAGCCCCGTTGGCTGA
- a CDS encoding hydrogenase maturation protease — MSGPSGGAGRSDRSDRVLVAGIGNIFLGDDGFGVEAVRRLAGHPLPDGVELVDTGVRGVHLAYRLLEGYRTAVLVDAVQRGGPPGTLHLIEADRPGSLDPHGAVVDGHRMTPDAVLALLDTLSASTGGHRPHRVLVVGCEPARLDEGIGLSAPVAAAVDEAVRLVLRVLRDEPEPSPAAEPSAR; from the coding sequence ATGAGCGGCCCCTCCGGCGGCGCGGGCCGGTCCGACCGGTCCGACCGGGTCCTGGTCGCGGGCATCGGCAATATCTTCCTCGGCGACGACGGCTTCGGGGTGGAGGCCGTCCGCCGGCTGGCCGGGCATCCGCTGCCGGACGGGGTCGAGCTGGTCGACACCGGGGTGCGCGGCGTCCATCTGGCCTACCGGCTGCTGGAGGGCTACCGGACCGCCGTACTGGTGGACGCCGTGCAGCGCGGCGGACCGCCGGGCACCCTCCACCTGATCGAGGCGGACCGGCCCGGCTCCCTCGACCCGCACGGTGCCGTGGTGGACGGGCACCGGATGACCCCGGACGCCGTACTGGCCCTGCTGGACACCCTCAGCGCAAGCACCGGCGGTCACCGGCCGCACCGGGTGCTCGTGGTGGGGTGCGAGCCCGCCCGGCTGGACGAGGGCATCGGCCTCAGCGCCCCGGTCGCCGCAGCCGTGGACGAGGCCGTCCGCCTGGTCCTGCGCGTGCTGCGGGACGAACCGGAGCCGAGCCCCGCCGCCGAACCCTCGGCCCGGTGA
- a CDS encoding hydrogenase maturation nickel metallochaperone HypA/HybF: MHEMSIALAVVGQVEEAARAGGADAVESVRLRVGELAGVVPDSLHFCFGLACEGTVLAGADLCTETVAGRARCAPCDGEWPTGMPPQLCCPQCGGATAELLSGRELQIVSVRWADRPAHTQAPAHTQAPAHTQAPEEH; the protein is encoded by the coding sequence ATGCACGAGATGTCCATCGCGCTCGCAGTGGTGGGGCAGGTCGAGGAGGCGGCGCGGGCCGGCGGCGCGGACGCGGTGGAGAGCGTACGGCTGCGGGTCGGCGAGCTGGCCGGGGTCGTCCCCGATTCCCTGCACTTCTGCTTCGGGCTGGCCTGCGAGGGCACCGTACTCGCCGGTGCCGACCTGTGTACCGAGACCGTGGCGGGCCGCGCCCGCTGCGCCCCCTGCGACGGGGAGTGGCCGACCGGCATGCCGCCGCAGCTGTGCTGCCCGCAGTGCGGCGGCGCCACCGCCGAGCTGCTGTCCGGGCGGGAGTTGCAGATCGTCAGCGTGCGCTGGGCGGACCGCCCCGCGCACACCCAAGCCCCCGCGCACACCCAAGCCCCCGCGCACACCCAAGCCCCCGAGGAGCACTGA
- a CDS encoding HypC/HybG/HupF family hydrogenase formation chaperone, with the protein MCLAVPGRVLEIEERDGTRMATVDFGGVVKDVCLEYLPDLRVGEYAIVHVGFALQRLDEESARQTLALFGDLGMLEEEFGDPWEQAARSADPAQETVQETAKEAAR; encoded by the coding sequence ATGTGTCTGGCGGTACCCGGCAGAGTGCTGGAGATCGAGGAACGCGACGGCACGCGCATGGCGACCGTCGACTTCGGCGGCGTGGTGAAGGACGTCTGCCTGGAGTACCTGCCGGACCTGCGGGTCGGCGAGTACGCGATCGTCCATGTGGGCTTCGCGCTCCAGCGGCTGGACGAGGAGTCGGCGCGGCAGACGCTCGCCCTCTTCGGCGACCTGGGGATGCTGGAGGAGGAGTTCGGCGACCCGTGGGAGCAGGCGGCCCGCAGCGCGGACCCGGCGCAGGAGACGGTGCAGGAGACGGCGAAGGAGGCGGCCCGGTGA
- a CDS encoding NADP-dependent oxidoreductase produces the protein MRAISQDRFGGPEVLHLVETLKPQPLPTEVLVRVVSAGVNPVDSKTRAGGGMAGVLGKPPFTLGWDVSGVVEEIGFGVHTLEVGDEVYGMPWFPRAANAYAEYVTAPSRQFARKPGSLSHDEAAAVPLAALTAWQTLVDAAHVTAGQRVLVHAAAGGVGHFAVQFAKHLGAHVIGTARTAKHAWLRGLGADELIDYTQVRFEEAAREVDVVIDLVGDAHEDTSTRSLDTLRPGGVIIAVPSGASPELLDRARARGLRAMPFLVEPDGAALTRIAELIEAGTVAVEVEEVFPLDQAAEAHRRAEQGRTRGKLVLRVAS, from the coding sequence ATGCGAGCGATCAGCCAGGACAGGTTCGGCGGCCCCGAGGTGCTGCACCTCGTGGAGACGCTGAAGCCGCAGCCGCTGCCGACCGAGGTGCTGGTGCGGGTCGTCTCGGCCGGGGTGAACCCGGTGGACTCCAAGACCCGGGCCGGGGGCGGTATGGCGGGTGTGCTCGGCAAGCCGCCGTTCACCCTCGGCTGGGATGTCTCCGGTGTGGTGGAGGAGATCGGCTTCGGCGTCCACACCCTTGAGGTGGGCGACGAGGTGTACGGCATGCCGTGGTTCCCCCGTGCGGCGAACGCCTATGCCGAGTATGTGACCGCGCCCTCCCGGCAGTTCGCCCGCAAGCCGGGGTCGCTGAGCCACGACGAGGCGGCGGCCGTACCGCTGGCGGCGCTCACCGCCTGGCAGACGCTGGTCGACGCCGCGCATGTGACGGCCGGACAGCGGGTGCTGGTTCATGCCGCGGCCGGTGGCGTGGGCCACTTCGCCGTCCAGTTCGCCAAGCACCTGGGCGCCCATGTCATCGGGACCGCGCGGACCGCCAAGCACGCATGGCTGCGCGGGCTCGGCGCCGATGAGCTGATCGACTACACCCAGGTGCGGTTCGAGGAGGCGGCGCGTGAGGTCGATGTCGTCATCGACCTGGTCGGCGACGCCCACGAGGACACCAGCACCCGCTCGCTGGACACGCTCCGGCCCGGCGGTGTGATCATCGCGGTGCCCTCGGGCGCCTCACCCGAGCTGCTGGACCGGGCCCGGGCGCGCGGCCTGCGCGCCATGCCGTTCCTGGTCGAGCCCGACGGTGCCGCGCTCACCCGGATCGCCGAACTCATCGAGGCCGGCACGGTCGCCGTCGAGGTCGAGGAGGTCTTCCCGCTGGACCAGGCCGCCGAGGCGCACCGCCGGGCCGAGCAGGGCCGCACCCGGGGCAAGCTCGTGCTGCGGGTCGCCTCCTGA